From Triticum urartu cultivar G1812 chromosome 2, Tu2.1, whole genome shotgun sequence, a single genomic window includes:
- the LOC125541474 gene encoding protein C2-DOMAIN ABA-RELATED 8-like, translating into MASEPVIGKLSVRIVRGHNLVIADSLTHTSDPYVVLCYGSQKVKTSVQKKNANPLWNDVLVLPVTNLTKPVKLEVFDEDKFTADDSMGVAEFNVTDIYDAAKLDLKHASDGTRIKTIYPVGTNYLGSESHVSWKNGKVVQDLILKLKNVDSGSVVLQLEWVHVPGVTL; encoded by the exons ATGGCGTCGGAGCCGGTGATCGGGAAGCTCAGCGTCCGCATTGTCCGAGGCCACAACCTCGTCATCGCCGACTCGCTCACCCACACCAGCGACCCCTACGTCGTCCTCTGCTACGGCTCCCAG AAGGTGAAGACTAGCGTTCAGAAGAAAAATGCCAATCCCTTATGGAATGATGTACTGGTGCTCCCTGTCACAAATCTTACAAAGCCAGTGAAACTT GAGGTTTTTGATGAGGACAAATTCACAGCGGATGACAGCATGGGAGTGGCTGAGTTCAATGTAACTGATATCTATGACGCTGCAAAGCTGGATCTAAAGCATGCCTCTGATGGAACCAGGATCAAGACGATCTACCCGGTTGGCACAAACTACCTTGGCAGTGAGAGCCACGTATCGTGGAAGAATGGCAAGGTCGTCCAAGACTTGATTCTGAAGCTGAAGAACGTTGACAGTGGCTCTGTCGTGCTACAGCTGGAATGGGTTCACGTCCCTGGTGTTACCCTGTAA